One part of the Sporocytophaga myxococcoides DSM 11118 genome encodes these proteins:
- a CDS encoding LolA family protein → MQLIKKFGFILSLIFGLTTIAFSQHTGFGPLTDSVSFKNNLAKTAKETKTIQSEFVQEKNLSVLAEKIITKGSFMFKKDNMLRWQYTDPFQYLIIMNKNKVYIKDDSRENKYDMQSNKMFQEINNMIVNSVQGNVLNSKDYKIKYYQNEKYYLVDLTPLNKNMKGFLKTISLYFDKKDYTVSKLTMTEPSGDYTNIAFTNKKVNAEIPDEKFHIK, encoded by the coding sequence ATGCAGTTAATTAAGAAATTCGGATTTATTCTTTCGCTTATTTTTGGTCTTACCACAATAGCTTTTAGTCAGCATACTGGTTTTGGTCCGCTAACAGATTCGGTTTCATTTAAAAATAATCTTGCTAAAACAGCTAAAGAGACCAAGACCATTCAAAGTGAATTTGTTCAGGAGAAAAACCTAAGTGTACTTGCAGAGAAAATTATTACCAAAGGCAGTTTCATGTTCAAGAAGGATAACATGCTGAGATGGCAGTATACAGATCCATTTCAATATTTGATCATCATGAATAAAAACAAAGTCTATATCAAAGACGACTCCAGGGAAAATAAGTATGACATGCAGTCAAACAAGATGTTCCAGGAAATCAACAATATGATTGTCAATAGTGTGCAGGGAAATGTGTTGAATAGCAAAGATTATAAAATCAAGTATTATCAGAATGAAAAGTACTATCTGGTAGACCTTACTCCTCTGAACAAGAATATGAAGGGGTTCCTGAAAACCATCAGTTTATACTTTGACAAAAAGGATTATACAGTTTCTAAACTGACAATGACTGAGCCCTCAGGAGATTATACCAATATCGCTTTCACTAATAAAAAAGTAAATGCCGAAATTCCGGATGAGAAGTTTCATATTAAGTAG